The nucleotide sequence CGTATGTTGGTCTCCGTCGGCAACAAAATAATGCTTGTTTTTTATTTGTTCGTTTTCAATGGCCATAAAAGCAACGGTTGCCAGATCCTTTACGTAAATAAAGGTGATGCGCTGAGGGGTAAAGCCTACTGCCAGATCTAACCCGGACTGAATGCTCTTTATTTCAAGGAAATAATCCCGGTCGCCAGGTCCGTATACGCCGGTTGGACGAAGTATTATCCATGGAAAGTATTTTTGGTCGCGCACGTATTGTTCTGCTTTCAGTTTGCTTTGTCCGTATACTGTATTCGGACGCTGGGTGTCGGAAAGATTGAAAGGGGTAAAATTTACTTCATCGCCTAGTCCGAAGCTGCTGAGGCTGCTCATCAGAATAAACTTTCGCGGAGCACATCCGGATGCATGGAGTGCTTCGAGAAGATTACGGGTGTGTTCGGCATTGACACGGAAGAAGTTCTCTTTTCGGAGGGTTTTGGTTAAACCGGCATTGTGAATTACGTAATCCCATGCTCCATGTAAAGCCGTGTATTCCGAAAGTTGTTCGGCTAGTTTCTTTGGATCATCATATTTCAGGTCTATAAACTGAATACGTTTATCCTGTAATCGCGCCCTGCTACTGGTGGCACGTATGCCTGCCCAGGTTTCGTATCCTCTTCGCAGCGATTCTTCTACCAAAGAGCTACCTATAAATCCACTTGCTCCTGTAATTAATACCTTCATCAGTACTTCTTTTTATGCAAAAGTAGTATTTTTTTTTAAAAAGCGAACGGTCTGCATCCCGATGCTTTTAGCAGCAGTGGATGCAGACCGGTTTTATGAAACAGGGTTATTACTCTTTCCAGACCAATACGCCTGCGGTAGGTATTTGTTTCTCTCCAACCAAGACTTTTGCCTTGTCGCTTAATGGGAAATCGAATGCAACAGGACCATAATTTACGGCAATCCCGAATCCGTCGCGGTATTCCATCCATACTCCCTCGGGAAGATCCAGCAAGGATGTATTGTTAAGCGCATATACCCGTTTCAACACTTCTTTTTCCAAAGAACCGTCGCGGCTGTCTACTCCCACATAGGTAATACTTCCTTTTCCTAACGTACGATGGAGAACGGCAGCTTTGCCGGCATAGAAATCGTTTACGTAACTTCCCCATACTTCGGTCTGCGCTTCGGGAGTGAATACTTCTCCCCAGCTTACCCATGGATAGTTTTTTCCGTTTAGGCTTACGGCACCCGGATCCGAAGGAACCAGCAAATCAAAGAAATCCATTTTAGCTCCGATCAAATCGGCGATTTTCCCTCCGAAAGGAAGTTCAAACAACCTGTCGGAACGATCTTTTTGTCCGCTGCGGCACGAAAGGATCAGATGCCCTCCCTGTTTTGCATAGGTAGTCCATTTTTCAATCAGTTGATCGTCTACCAATTGGTAAGCAGGAGCAATTAATACAGGATATTTGCTCCAATCAGCGTTTTCATTGATTACATCAACCGGCGCGCCAAAGCTTTTAAGAGGTTTGTAATACTTTTGAATGTGACTGTCCGTGTTCCATTCCTGCGTTTGTTTTTGTTTGCTCATACTCCAGGAATTGTCCACGTTATACAAAATAGCCGTTTTGCGTTTTGCATAGGTTGCCGGTTGGGTAGCCTTCGCATTGTATTCCTTACGGAGTTTGGCAATATCTTTTATAAACTGCTGGTATTCCAATCCACCCCGCGACGGAGTAACACCATCGGTTCCTACGATGCCTGCGTGATACTGTTCGTCTCCGTAGATAGGCTGACGGAACCGATAGGTGCATGTAAAGTCGCTGCCTCCTGCAAACACCGACCATAACCACAAGCGAACGGCTCCCGGATAGGGTTGCGGATTAATGCTGCCCCAGTTTACCTGACCCGGCTGAAGCTCCATTACTCCGTAAATACCTCCGATCGGACGGAAAAAATCGTTTGCAAAAGGAATCAACATGGGATCGCCAATACGATATCCCTTTTGACCGATACCCAATCCTCCTGAAACGATATAGCGAGTATAGCTGTAAAAGTCGAACAATTTGGACAACCCAATGTGTCCGGCCTGGAAGTCGGGGATATAGTTTGAGGTAATCCATTGATCCGGATTGCTGAACTTATGTATTTCGGCTGCTTGCTCATCCAGAAAAGAAGCCGTTTGATAGGCGTTAAACCGTCTGAAATCCAACATCTGATGCGGATTTTGTCCCCAGTTGGAAGGTAATGGAAAGTTAATCTGATCAAAAGAGCTGTAAATCTGGCTCCAGAAAGCTGTTCCCCAGGTCTTGTTCAGCTCTTGAATATTGTTGCTGTACTTGTTGCGCAGGAAAGAACGGAACCGCAATAAGGCATCTTCATTAAAATCCTGGCGAACACCTGGCTCATTGTCGAGCTGCCAGCCGATAACCCGGGTGTCTTTTCCGTATCTTTTGGCCAGCTCGGAAATCATTTTCAGCGAGTATTGGCGATAAAATGTACTGGAGAATGAGGCATGCTGCCGGGACCCGTGGTCTGTGGTTGTTCCATTTTCATTCTTGATCAGAATCTCCGGATGCTTGCGGGTGAGCCAGACAGGAGGTGTGGCAGTGGATGTGCACAAAATTACTTTCAGGTTGTGCTTGGCAGCCAATGTAACAGCCTTATCCAGCCAGGCAAAATCGTACTTACCCTCTTCGGGTTCCAATTGTGCCCAGGCAAATTCGGCAAAGTGCGTAAACTCGAATCCCATTTCGGACATCTTTTGCAAATCGCGGTCCCACTGACTTTCATCCCAGTGTTCCGGATAATAATAGGCTCCCACAGTCGTTAAGTTCTTTTTGGGGAAAAATACCTTTTTCTCTTGTGCGTACAAAGCACAAACAAACAATAGTAATAAGATAAAACACAGTGATTTTCGCATGGTTTTTACAATTAAATTGATTCTACAATAAAATAAAAAGGGCACAACTCCTTTAGCTGTGCCCTTTCTTAACTACGGTGCACGTTTATATTTTCTTTTCTACAACAGCTTGTACAACATTTATGACATAGTCGCCCAATTTCTCGCATTCTGCAACCATATCCATGTAATATACACCAACCTGGTAATCGTATTGCTTAAGGTTGATGTCTT is from uncultured Macellibacteroides sp. and encodes:
- a CDS encoding NAD(P)-dependent oxidoreductase; translated protein: MKVLITGASGFIGSSLVEESLRRGYETWAGIRATSSRARLQDKRIQFIDLKYDDPKKLAEQLSEYTALHGAWDYVIHNAGLTKTLRKENFFRVNAEHTRNLLEALHASGCAPRKFILMSSLSSFGLGDEVNFTPFNLSDTQRPNTVYGQSKLKAEQYVRDQKYFPWIILRPTGVYGPGDRDYFLEIKSIQSGLDLAVGFTPQRITFIYVKDLATVAFMAIENEQIKNKHYFVADGDQHTDESFANLIQELLEKKKVIHARIPLGLVKVACWCSEQIGKLLGKEMTLNTDKYIILKQRNWICDVTPLQDDLGFIASYPLRKGLEESIEWYRKEGWLK
- a CDS encoding beta-galactosidase, with the protein product MRKSLCFILLLLFVCALYAQEKKVFFPKKNLTTVGAYYYPEHWDESQWDRDLQKMSEMGFEFTHFAEFAWAQLEPEEGKYDFAWLDKAVTLAAKHNLKVILCTSTATPPVWLTRKHPEILIKNENGTTTDHGSRQHASFSSTFYRQYSLKMISELAKRYGKDTRVIGWQLDNEPGVRQDFNEDALLRFRSFLRNKYSNNIQELNKTWGTAFWSQIYSSFDQINFPLPSNWGQNPHQMLDFRRFNAYQTASFLDEQAAEIHKFSNPDQWITSNYIPDFQAGHIGLSKLFDFYSYTRYIVSGGLGIGQKGYRIGDPMLIPFANDFFRPIGGIYGVMELQPGQVNWGSINPQPYPGAVRLWLWSVFAGGSDFTCTYRFRQPIYGDEQYHAGIVGTDGVTPSRGGLEYQQFIKDIAKLRKEYNAKATQPATYAKRKTAILYNVDNSWSMSKQKQTQEWNTDSHIQKYYKPLKSFGAPVDVINENADWSKYPVLIAPAYQLVDDQLIEKWTTYAKQGGHLILSCRSGQKDRSDRLFELPFGGKIADLIGAKMDFFDLLVPSDPGAVSLNGKNYPWVSWGEVFTPEAQTEVWGSYVNDFYAGKAAVLHRTLGKGSITYVGVDSRDGSLEKEVLKRVYALNNTSLLDLPEGVWMEYRDGFGIAVNYGPVAFDFPLSDKAKVLVGEKQIPTAGVLVWKE